Proteins found in one Maridesulfovibrio sp. genomic segment:
- the folK gene encoding 2-amino-4-hydroxy-6-hydroxymethyldihydropteridine diphosphokinase encodes MTDIQTVKVYVSLGSNVGDTDDNLNQAVARLEKYEGIDPEVWSETYETEPQGLKDQPWFANQVVRFDVDPELWSAEGFLSTLQAVEGQMDRVRDIKNGPRTIDLDILLFGDRVIDSGSYLTVPHPRAMERAFVLIPLMDIDPDLVFPDGTSAADALKKIDYRTEGRKIYQD; translated from the coding sequence ATCACGGATATCCAAACTGTAAAGGTCTATGTCAGCCTTGGTTCAAATGTTGGAGATACTGACGATAATTTGAATCAAGCCGTAGCTAGACTGGAAAAATATGAAGGCATTGATCCTGAAGTGTGGTCCGAAACTTATGAGACCGAACCTCAGGGACTGAAAGATCAACCGTGGTTTGCCAATCAGGTTGTACGTTTTGACGTTGATCCCGAACTCTGGTCAGCAGAAGGGTTCTTATCCACGCTACAGGCTGTGGAAGGGCAGATGGATCGAGTCAGAGATATAAAGAACGGTCCACGAACCATTGATCTGGATATTCTTCTTTTCGGAGACAGAGTCATCGATAGTGGAAGCTATCTCACTGTTCCGCATCCGCGGGCAATGGAGAGGGCGTTTGTACTTATTCCGCTGATGGATATTGATCCGGATCTGGTGTTCCCTGACGGAACATCTGCTGCGGATGCTCTGAAAAAAATTGATTACCGCACTGAAGGTAGAAAGATTTATCAGGATTAA
- a CDS encoding LL-diaminopimelate aminotransferase has translation MPEFKLADRLATLPPYLFAEIDRLKAEVAAKGVDIISLGIGDPDLPTPDFIIEELHKAAQNPVNHQYPSYVGLLTFRQAVADWYKERFNVELDAEREVVSLIGSKEGIAHFPLAFVNPGDLVIVASPNYPVYPVASGFAGADVKMIPLLEENDFLPELDSVDDATWDKCKIIFVNYPNNPTSATATPEFYKELVAKAKKHNVIIAADAAYTEVYYDENKKPISILETPGAKDVAIEFHSLSKTYNMTGWRCGMAVGNPSLVAGLGKIKENVDSGIFQAVQEAGIVALKEGEPYVKEFRKIYKERRDCVIEALEKINISCKVPDASIFVWAKTPEGYTSSEFVSKLLKETGVVVTPGNGFGEPGEGYFRISLTVDTDRLKEAVSRISKL, from the coding sequence ATGCCAGAATTCAAACTTGCCGACAGACTCGCAACACTCCCACCGTATCTCTTCGCAGAAATCGACAGACTTAAAGCTGAGGTCGCAGCTAAGGGAGTAGACATCATCAGCCTCGGCATCGGCGATCCTGACCTTCCGACTCCCGACTTTATTATTGAAGAACTGCACAAAGCAGCGCAGAACCCCGTTAACCATCAGTATCCTTCATACGTAGGACTTCTGACTTTCCGTCAGGCCGTAGCAGATTGGTACAAAGAAAGATTCAACGTAGAACTGGATGCTGAACGTGAAGTTGTTTCCCTGATCGGTTCCAAAGAAGGCATCGCCCACTTTCCGCTCGCATTTGTAAACCCCGGCGATCTCGTGATTGTGGCTTCCCCCAACTATCCGGTTTACCCGGTAGCATCAGGTTTTGCCGGAGCTGATGTTAAAATGATCCCGCTGCTGGAAGAAAATGACTTCCTGCCCGAGCTCGATTCCGTCGATGACGCAACATGGGACAAATGCAAAATAATCTTCGTAAACTACCCCAATAACCCCACATCCGCCACCGCAACTCCCGAATTCTACAAAGAACTCGTTGCCAAAGCTAAAAAGCATAATGTGATCATTGCAGCGGACGCCGCTTATACCGAAGTTTACTACGATGAAAACAAAAAGCCTATCTCCATTCTGGAAACACCCGGTGCTAAAGATGTGGCTATAGAATTCCATTCCCTTTCAAAAACATACAACATGACCGGCTGGCGCTGCGGAATGGCCGTAGGTAATCCCTCACTCGTTGCAGGTCTTGGAAAAATTAAAGAAAATGTCGACTCAGGCATTTTTCAGGCTGTACAGGAAGCCGGAATTGTTGCACTTAAAGAAGGCGAACCTTATGTTAAGGAATTCCGCAAGATCTACAAGGAGCGTCGCGATTGCGTCATCGAAGCGCTCGAAAAGATCAACATTTCCTGCAAGGTGCCTGATGCATCCATCTTCGTATGGGCTAAAACTCCCGAAGGCTATACTTCTTCCGAGTTCGTATCCAAGCTCCTGAAGGAAACCGGTGTTGTTGTCACTCCCGGTAACGGCTTCGGCGAACCCGGTGAAGGGTACTTCAGAATTTCGCTGACTGTTGATACCGATAGGCTCAAGGAGGCTGTATCACGGATATCCAAACTGTAA
- the xerD gene encoding site-specific tyrosine recombinase XerD produces MTENENNTSCKHQWVDRYLEYLLIERGLSENSLNGYLSDLESFQSFLEERSAKIEDATSQTLLLYLTYLRSKALKSTSLARHLSSLRGFFAFCTSRGFIKEDPATLLENPKLPRKIPEFLSPEEIGRILALPKLTEKLGFRDRAMLELLYAAGMRVSELINLNIEDFDPQTGVLIIFGKGSKERLVPIHYVAQNFLNQYIKDWRPAFNPKVKNIFLNRSGKGLTRQGVWKLIKKFALEAGIKRSISPHTFRHSFATHLLDGGADLRTVQLLLGHSDINATEIYTHIQAGRLVQLHKRFHPRSLM; encoded by the coding sequence ATGACTGAGAACGAAAACAATACATCCTGCAAACACCAATGGGTCGACCGTTATCTGGAATACCTGCTCATCGAGCGAGGTCTCTCGGAAAACAGTCTGAATGGATATCTGAGTGATCTGGAGTCTTTTCAGTCTTTTCTGGAAGAAAGGTCCGCGAAAATAGAAGACGCCACAAGTCAGACACTACTGCTCTACCTTACTTATCTAAGATCAAAAGCATTGAAATCAACCTCTTTGGCGAGGCATCTTTCGTCTTTAAGGGGATTTTTCGCGTTTTGCACGTCGCGGGGATTCATTAAAGAAGACCCTGCAACACTGCTGGAAAACCCGAAGCTCCCCAGAAAAATACCTGAGTTCCTTTCACCGGAAGAAATAGGCCGCATACTCGCTTTGCCCAAGCTGACTGAAAAACTGGGTTTCCGTGATCGAGCCATGCTTGAGCTGCTTTATGCTGCCGGTATGAGAGTTTCCGAATTGATAAATCTTAACATTGAAGACTTTGATCCTCAAACCGGGGTTCTCATTATCTTCGGCAAAGGTTCCAAGGAACGGCTGGTGCCGATTCATTATGTGGCGCAAAATTTCTTAAACCAATACATTAAGGATTGGCGTCCTGCTTTTAATCCTAAGGTCAAGAACATATTCTTAAACAGATCAGGAAAAGGATTGACCAGGCAGGGGGTCTGGAAACTGATCAAGAAGTTCGCACTGGAAGCAGGTATAAAACGTTCAATTTCCCCGCACACTTTCAGGCATTCGTTTGCCACCCACTTGCTGGATGGCGGTGCGGATCTGCGTACAGTCCAGCTGCTTCTCGGTCATTCGGATATCAATGCTACAGAAATATACACTCATATTCAAGCCGGAAGATTGGTCCAGCTTCATAAACGTTTCCACCCACGATCTTTAATGTGA
- a CDS encoding CBS domain-containing protein, translating into MSKNEELIRAETIITGHVNADFDCLAAIVAAGKLYPDATLVFPGSQEKNLRNFYMESATYFFNFKQLKEIDKSAVKLLVVVDTSRRKRIVHVESILNNPGLRIHIYDHHMQSECDLDPEFIIKKPWGSSVAILSHEIRERGIEINQEEATIMGLGLYEDTGSFNFNSTTEHDFEAGKWLLKNGMELDVITDLLNRDLNAQQITLLGRLLEGATTHTINDLDVVISEISTPEYVVDFSVLVHKFMDVENIKVLFALGRMNDRIHLVARSRTPDIDVGAICTAFGGGGHIYAASATIKDRTLAEVRDELFALLYSKVTSRLNIESIMSKPPVAIPRNMTIKMAVNKMTQYSLKGVPVVDNLDNMRVVGLLEHKIADKALAHNLGDMEVEIYMQHPFSTIKSDSGLHRVMEIILGQKQRLVPVVENDRVEAVVTRTDLINMLVQDPARIPESLFPDKKQERNIRNIMRNRLPNKILDILETAGKMAAEIGTEVYVVGGFVRDVLLTKTNFDLDLVVEGDGIAFAKKLAKRMNGRAKYHRKFKTAVVILPDGQRVDVATARLEYYEYPAALPTVELSSIKMDLYRRDFTINALAVHINPSSFGKLVDFFGSQRDLKDRTIRVLHALSFVEDPTRIMRAIRFEQRFDFKVGGQTLNLIKNALKLNLISKLSGYRLTHEMRIILNEENVLRSIERMNELGVLEAIHPLLVLNSARSQVIGELERLMSWYSLLYLEPPLSAWKTYFLAMCMGISKSKMEQIYDRFSFSPTERREFVHLRDTIFWAAGNIMKIKKEMKPSAIYKTLSPVPLEGVLFIMARTKREMIKKYVSQYLTNLRLQTIDVNGDDLKKMGLEPGPAYSELLNNVKLACLDGEVKGRQEQLNFLKKKIKRMKK; encoded by the coding sequence ATGTCAAAAAATGAAGAGCTCATAAGAGCAGAAACAATAATTACAGGGCACGTAAATGCGGATTTTGATTGTTTGGCCGCCATTGTCGCTGCCGGAAAGCTCTATCCCGACGCCACTTTGGTTTTTCCCGGAAGTCAGGAAAAAAATCTGCGTAATTTTTACATGGAGAGCGCCACATATTTTTTTAATTTCAAACAATTAAAAGAAATTGATAAAAGCGCGGTCAAGCTGCTGGTGGTAGTGGATACCTCCAGACGTAAACGCATTGTTCATGTGGAATCAATTCTTAATAATCCGGGTCTGCGGATTCATATTTATGATCATCACATGCAGTCGGAATGCGATCTTGATCCTGAATTTATTATCAAAAAGCCGTGGGGGTCCAGCGTAGCGATTCTGTCGCATGAAATCCGGGAACGGGGTATTGAAATTAATCAGGAGGAAGCCACCATCATGGGGCTTGGACTCTATGAGGATACCGGATCATTCAATTTTAATTCCACGACCGAACATGATTTCGAGGCCGGGAAATGGCTGTTGAAAAACGGCATGGAGCTGGATGTAATTACGGACCTGCTCAACCGTGATCTCAATGCACAGCAGATCACTCTGCTCGGCCGATTACTGGAAGGCGCGACCACGCATACTATTAATGATCTGGATGTTGTCATATCGGAAATCAGTACTCCGGAATACGTGGTGGATTTTTCTGTTCTGGTTCATAAATTTATGGATGTTGAAAACATAAAGGTGCTTTTCGCACTGGGCCGCATGAATGACCGCATACATCTCGTTGCCCGGTCCCGTACCCCCGATATCGATGTAGGAGCCATCTGCACCGCTTTCGGCGGCGGCGGACACATCTATGCAGCATCGGCGACCATTAAGGACCGCACACTGGCTGAAGTGCGCGATGAGCTCTTTGCACTGCTCTACTCTAAGGTAACCTCGCGTCTGAACATAGAATCCATTATGTCCAAACCTCCGGTGGCGATTCCCCGCAACATGACCATCAAAATGGCTGTTAACAAAATGACCCAGTACAGTCTGAAAGGTGTGCCTGTTGTTGATAATTTGGATAATATGAGGGTTGTCGGCTTGTTGGAGCATAAAATCGCCGATAAAGCCCTTGCCCATAATCTCGGTGATATGGAAGTGGAAATTTACATGCAGCACCCTTTTTCGACTATCAAGTCCGATTCAGGACTGCACAGGGTTATGGAGATTATCCTCGGGCAGAAGCAAAGGCTTGTTCCGGTGGTGGAAAACGATCGTGTTGAGGCCGTTGTTACCCGTACTGACCTGATCAACATGCTGGTGCAGGACCCCGCGCGCATCCCGGAATCATTGTTTCCGGATAAAAAACAGGAACGCAACATACGCAACATCATGCGCAATCGTTTGCCCAACAAGATCCTCGATATCCTCGAAACAGCGGGCAAAATGGCCGCTGAAATCGGAACTGAAGTCTATGTCGTGGGTGGATTTGTCCGCGATGTTTTGCTTACCAAGACCAATTTTGATCTTGATCTTGTGGTTGAAGGTGACGGGATCGCATTTGCTAAAAAATTGGCTAAAAGAATGAACGGACGGGCCAAATATCACCGTAAATTCAAAACTGCCGTTGTCATATTGCCCGATGGACAACGGGTGGATGTGGCAACCGCCCGGCTTGAATATTATGAATACCCGGCCGCCCTGCCCACGGTTGAATTGTCTTCAATCAAGATGGATCTTTACCGGCGCGATTTTACTATTAACGCGCTGGCTGTTCACATCAATCCTTCCAGTTTCGGTAAACTGGTCGACTTTTTCGGCTCTCAACGTGATCTTAAAGATAGGACCATCCGGGTGCTGCATGCCCTGAGTTTTGTGGAGGACCCTACCCGGATCATGCGCGCCATCAGGTTTGAACAGCGTTTTGATTTTAAAGTCGGTGGACAGACTCTGAATCTGATTAAAAATGCGCTTAAGCTCAACCTCATCAGCAAGCTTTCCGGTTACCGCTTAACTCATGAAATGCGTATCATCTTAAATGAAGAAAACGTACTGCGCAGCATTGAGCGCATGAATGAACTGGGAGTGCTGGAGGCGATCCATCCTCTGCTGGTGCTTAATTCGGCTCGTTCGCAGGTGATAGGAGAGTTGGAACGTCTTATGAGCTGGTACAGTCTGCTTTACCTTGAGCCGCCCTTATCCGCTTGGAAAACATACTTTCTGGCTATGTGCATGGGGATTTCCAAAAGTAAAATGGAGCAGATATACGATCGGTTCAGTTTTTCACCTACGGAACGAAGGGAATTTGTTCATCTGCGCGATACGATCTTCTGGGCTGCCGGAAATATAATGAAAATTAAAAAAGAGATGAAGCCCAGTGCTATATACAAGACCCTCAGTCCGGTTCCTCTTGAAGGGGTTCTTTTCATTATGGCCCGGACCAAGAGGGAGATGATAAAAAAATATGTATCGCAATATCTTACTAATCTCAGATTGCAAACAATAGACGTAAATGGTGACGACTTGAAAAAAATGGGACTTGAGCCGGGCCCGGCCTACTCGGAATTATTGAATAATGTAAAGCTGGCCTGTCTCGACGGAGAGGTTAAAGGTCGTCAGGAGCAGCTTAATTTCTTGAAAAAGAAGATAAAGAGAATGAAGAAGTAG
- a CDS encoding HIT domain-containing protein: protein MDVLWAPWRMDYILGPKPDECVFCIPESTEEDEERLILHRAKHCFVIMNKFPYNNCHLMVTPYRHINKLTDLEEDEASEIMKYITISCDILEKACNPQGINVGLNIGEAAGAGIAAHLHFQLVPRWNGDASFMAVFGETNVIPDHLSSTYKRLKPLFDSCCR from the coding sequence ATGGACGTATTATGGGCACCATGGCGGATGGATTATATTCTTGGTCCTAAACCGGACGAATGTGTTTTTTGCATTCCGGAAAGTACTGAGGAAGATGAAGAAAGATTGATTCTTCACAGAGCTAAGCACTGCTTTGTGATAATGAACAAATTTCCATACAATAACTGTCATTTGATGGTTACACCGTACCGTCATATCAATAAACTCACTGATCTCGAAGAGGATGAAGCTTCAGAGATCATGAAATATATAACCATTAGCTGCGATATTCTGGAAAAGGCATGCAATCCTCAGGGGATTAATGTCGGTCTGAATATAGGGGAAGCAGCCGGAGCTGGGATCGCCGCCCATCTCCACTTTCAGTTAGTGCCCCGTTGGAACGGGGATGCATCGTTTATGGCAGTGTTCGGAGAAACCAACGTTATTCCCGATCATTTGTCTTCAACTTACAAAAGGCTCAAGCCGTTATTTGACAGCTGCTGTCGCTAA
- a CDS encoding LapA family protein, which yields MRYLKVLALVVLFFLSMVFFIQNTPELSKEVTLSIELFSYKFMSQPLPYYLLILIAFAAGSLLCLLYFMGDKVRLSGQLRNCRTRMANLEQEVNSLRNLPLDEGNYPSAEKSEETASE from the coding sequence ATGCGTTACTTGAAGGTTTTGGCTCTGGTAGTTCTCTTTTTTCTTTCCATGGTATTCTTTATTCAGAATACCCCTGAACTTTCCAAGGAAGTAACTCTGTCCATCGAACTTTTCAGTTATAAGTTCATGAGCCAGCCTCTTCCGTACTACCTGTTGATCCTGATTGCGTTTGCCGCAGGTTCTCTCCTGTGTCTTCTTTATTTCATGGGTGACAAAGTCCGTCTTTCCGGTCAGCTCCGTAACTGCCGTACCAGAATGGCCAATCTTGAGCAGGAAGTTAATTCTCTGCGTAACCTGCCCCTCGATGAGGGGAACTATCCCTCCGCAGAAAAAAGCGAAGAGACAGCTTCCGAATAA
- a CDS encoding tetratricopeptide repeat protein, which produces MSLLSVFKKKKVTASENRAPSYSSGAGKGRSGLADTRAAIDELSKVVKDTPEAVEIYLALGNLYRSQGEIERAAQIRNSLIVRPGLDPAIKARALYELGRDFSRGGFLDRAVNAFEKAREIVGDSPEIMTELAEQAAGSREFDKAAEFYSKLNQPVQEAHYLARLAEDYTSEGEDAAAQRTLKKALKISSSSVESWLLVLTRLKQEDSLDKFRKKFKSALAQVPKHLTFLLVEGVLAESLIFGDTPIRNQNQGNDRNYPFYEVMVEEISQSDPDVVMHYYGARLLQLCGKQEEAEVWLEKTLMLNQNFWLARLELFNLAQDQQTLTSSFKNQLDFFVNVARKVQRFTCSSCGLKRDRIFFNCPRCRSWHSISFRKELNQ; this is translated from the coding sequence GTGTCCTTATTAAGCGTATTTAAGAAGAAGAAAGTGACGGCGTCCGAAAATCGGGCGCCGTCTTATTCGTCCGGGGCCGGAAAAGGCCGATCCGGTCTTGCGGATACCCGCGCAGCCATTGATGAACTCAGCAAGGTTGTAAAAGATACTCCTGAAGCTGTAGAAATCTACCTTGCTCTTGGCAACCTGTACCGTTCTCAGGGTGAAATTGAACGTGCCGCTCAGATCAGGAACAGCCTGATTGTCCGGCCCGGATTGGACCCGGCGATCAAGGCCCGCGCCCTCTATGAGCTGGGACGCGATTTCAGCCGTGGCGGTTTCTTGGACCGCGCCGTTAATGCCTTTGAAAAAGCTAGAGAAATTGTAGGTGATTCCCCTGAGATTATGACTGAACTGGCTGAACAGGCTGCAGGCAGCCGGGAATTTGACAAGGCGGCTGAATTTTATTCCAAACTGAATCAACCGGTACAGGAAGCCCACTATCTTGCCCGTCTGGCAGAGGATTACACCTCGGAAGGTGAAGATGCAGCAGCGCAGCGTACCCTTAAAAAGGCCCTAAAAATTTCCTCAAGTTCAGTAGAATCATGGCTTTTGGTTTTAACCAGGTTAAAGCAGGAAGATTCACTGGATAAATTTCGAAAGAAATTCAAATCCGCTCTTGCGCAGGTTCCCAAACACCTTACATTTTTACTTGTTGAAGGAGTTCTGGCGGAATCTCTCATCTTCGGTGACACTCCGATCAGGAACCAGAATCAGGGTAATGACCGTAACTACCCTTTTTATGAAGTTATGGTTGAAGAAATTTCCCAGTCCGACCCGGACGTAGTCATGCATTATTACGGGGCAAGGCTTTTGCAGCTCTGTGGCAAACAGGAAGAAGCCGAGGTCTGGCTTGAAAAAACATTAATGCTTAACCAGAATTTCTGGCTGGCACGACTTGAGCTTTTTAATCTAGCTCAGGATCAGCAGACTCTTACCTCGTCTTTTAAAAACCAGCTGGATTTTTTTGTAAATGTTGCGCGAAAAGTGCAGAGATTCACCTGTTCCAGTTGCGGTCTTAAGCGTGATAGAATATTTTTTAATTGCCCACGGTGTCGCAGTTGGCATTCAATTTCGTTCCGTAAAGAACTGAACCAGTAA
- the mutS gene encoding DNA mismatch repair protein MutS — protein MFEQYMQIKAEHPDSLLFYRMGDFYELFFEDAEVAARELQIALTCRNPNSEDKIPMCGVPHHASRAYLSQLLEKGYTVTLCDQVEDPKHAKGLVKRAVTRVFTPGTVVEDDTLSAKTSNYLAALLWDESKSAGGLAWMDFSTGQWSGIQSKNENDLWQWTLKVNPCELILPQGKSVPGQYGEIDARIAPAFSAGYFNYKSAKENVLNAQNVSDLGSLDLEDKVQLTQACGALISYLRQTQMQDFDHLGEFKPLNLTKFMILDEVTERNLELFKRLDGKKGKGTLLNVLDKTITPMGGRLLAERLKRPWREISPIEHNQRAVTFFYEDDSLRTRIRELLDTVYDLERLSTRVVLGRATPKDFISLRESLKTLPPVHHLLHDAVTGADEDTPVTPALQTIVKKWDSMADVADLLEQALTDTPPPVITEGGLFKTGYDPELDELIELTEHGESTLADLLETEKKSNDLPKLKIGFNKVFGYYFEISKAFKGQVPDYFERRQTLVNSERYITPKLKELEEKLISASEKRKTLEYNLFQKIRENVAGNRSRFMFMADAIAAVDFWQGLAEAARSNRWACPEIHSGMEVVIDEGRHPVVEAVQGAANYIPNNLTIDEKRRILLITGPNMAGKSTVLRQVALMGIMAQIGSYIPASSGRIGLMDRVFSRVGASDNLAQGQSTFMVEMMETARILRQASKRSLVILDEIGRGTSTFDGLALAWAVVEELSKRARGGIRTLFATHYHELTALEGVIDGLRNFNIAVREWKGDILFLRRLVPGPADKSYGIEVAKLAGVPKPVVVRAREILANLEEKSQDVDGQPARQAPSVQSILPGMCSAGNKNEAPPEDHALIKELRNLDVNGLSPIEALTLLNQWKKTLGEK, from the coding sequence ATGTTCGAGCAGTACATGCAGATCAAGGCCGAGCACCCTGATTCTCTGCTGTTTTACCGTATGGGAGACTTCTATGAACTTTTCTTTGAGGATGCTGAAGTAGCTGCGCGGGAATTGCAGATAGCTTTAACCTGCCGCAACCCTAATTCAGAAGATAAAATCCCCATGTGCGGCGTACCTCATCATGCCTCACGCGCTTACCTTTCTCAGCTTCTTGAAAAGGGTTACACCGTTACGCTCTGTGATCAGGTCGAAGATCCCAAGCACGCTAAAGGACTTGTAAAACGCGCGGTAACAAGGGTTTTCACGCCCGGAACCGTGGTCGAGGACGATACTCTTTCGGCCAAAACCAGTAACTATCTTGCCGCCTTGCTCTGGGATGAATCAAAGTCAGCCGGTGGTCTTGCCTGGATGGACTTTTCTACCGGCCAGTGGAGCGGAATTCAAAGCAAAAATGAAAATGATCTTTGGCAGTGGACGCTTAAGGTCAACCCCTGTGAGCTGATTCTCCCGCAGGGAAAGAGTGTTCCGGGCCAATACGGTGAAATTGATGCCAGAATAGCCCCTGCTTTTTCTGCGGGCTATTTCAATTACAAATCTGCAAAAGAAAACGTCCTCAATGCCCAGAATGTTTCAGATCTCGGTTCACTTGATCTCGAGGATAAAGTCCAGCTTACACAGGCCTGCGGAGCACTGATTTCTTATCTGCGTCAGACTCAGATGCAGGATTTTGATCATCTCGGTGAATTTAAGCCGCTGAATCTGACCAAGTTCATGATTCTGGACGAAGTCACAGAACGCAACCTTGAGCTTTTCAAAAGGCTGGACGGCAAAAAGGGTAAAGGTACCCTGCTCAACGTACTGGATAAAACCATTACTCCTATGGGCGGAAGGTTGCTTGCCGAGCGACTTAAGAGGCCGTGGCGGGAAATCTCGCCCATTGAGCACAATCAGCGTGCGGTAACTTTTTTTTATGAAGATGATTCCCTGCGGACCAGAATCAGGGAATTGCTTGATACCGTATACGACCTTGAACGGCTCTCCACTCGGGTTGTGCTTGGGCGGGCGACTCCCAAAGACTTTATCAGTCTGCGTGAAAGCCTGAAAACCCTGCCTCCGGTTCACCATCTTTTGCACGATGCAGTAACCGGTGCGGATGAAGATACCCCGGTGACTCCGGCCTTGCAGACCATTGTAAAAAAATGGGATTCAATGGCTGATGTGGCGGACCTTCTTGAACAGGCCCTGACGGATACCCCTCCCCCGGTAATAACTGAGGGCGGCTTATTCAAGACCGGTTATGATCCTGAACTTGATGAACTCATCGAGCTTACCGAGCATGGGGAATCAACTCTTGCCGACCTGCTTGAGACTGAAAAAAAATCCAATGATCTGCCTAAACTCAAGATCGGATTCAATAAGGTTTTCGGCTATTATTTTGAAATTTCCAAAGCCTTTAAAGGACAGGTGCCCGATTATTTTGAAAGGCGCCAGACCCTTGTAAACAGCGAACGTTACATAACTCCGAAGCTTAAAGAGCTTGAGGAAAAACTCATTTCCGCTTCCGAAAAGCGTAAGACGCTGGAATATAATCTTTTCCAGAAGATACGTGAGAATGTGGCCGGAAACAGAAGCCGTTTCATGTTCATGGCTGATGCCATCGCCGCTGTGGATTTCTGGCAGGGACTTGCAGAAGCGGCCCGGTCCAATCGCTGGGCCTGCCCTGAAATTCATTCCGGTATGGAAGTGGTTATTGACGAAGGCCGTCACCCCGTGGTCGAGGCGGTTCAGGGGGCTGCAAATTACATCCCCAACAATCTCACCATAGACGAAAAAAGACGCATCCTGCTCATTACCGGGCCGAATATGGCCGGTAAATCAACCGTTCTCCGCCAAGTTGCGCTTATGGGCATAATGGCTCAAATCGGTTCGTACATCCCGGCCTCAAGTGGACGGATCGGCCTTATGGATCGCGTATTTTCCCGAGTTGGTGCATCGGATAATCTTGCGCAGGGGCAGTCTACTTTTATGGTTGAAATGATGGAAACTGCCCGAATTCTACGGCAGGCTTCCAAACGCAGTCTGGTCATTCTCGATGAGATAGGACGCGGAACTTCAACTTTTGACGGTCTTGCGCTGGCGTGGGCTGTTGTGGAAGAGCTTTCCAAACGCGCCCGGGGCGGAATCCGTACCCTTTTTGCTACCCATTACCACGAACTAACCGCTCTTGAAGGAGTGATAGACGGACTGCGGAATTTCAACATAGCTGTTCGTGAATGGAAGGGAGATATTCTTTTTCTGCGCAGGTTGGTTCCGGGACCTGCGGATAAAAGTTACGGTATCGAGGTTGCCAAGCTTGCCGGGGTACCCAAGCCTGTAGTAGTGAGAGCAAGGGAAATTCTTGCGAATCTCGAAGAAAAATCGCAGGATGTGGATGGTCAGCCCGCCCGTCAGGCTCCGTCCGTACAATCTATTCTGCCCGGTATGTGTTCCGCCGGAAATAAAAATGAAGCTCCGCCCGAGGATCACGCACTTATTAAAGAGCTACGCAATCTTGATGTGAACGGACTTTCACCCATAGAAGCCCTTACCCTTCTGAATCAGTGGAAAAAAACACTGGGAGAAAAATAA